A single region of the Salarchaeum japonicum genome encodes:
- a CDS encoding ABC transporter permease, translating to MAAKDYSRMDQLRDRLKPWKIGFKRTWGQFTESPVGLIGLVILTVIILMSVFAPYIAPHSLEWRAYGDGATFEQMASLPHPPAFGDPFFAPLGTDSLGHGIFTQLVYGSRTALFIGLAAGLLSSLVGVPLGIISGYYANTWIDEGIQRVVDILYALPFLPLVIVLVFVRGMSTTNIILAIVVKSWLNNAIVIRGQVLSLSERPFVEAARASGASDFRIMFRHIIPNVLPLSFVYLAQDAAFAILTQASLAFLGFSDFTNISWGVMLQWIQVEGYVYTAWWWLIPPGLMIALLAASFYFVGYSLEDVMNPGSQS from the coding sequence ATGGCGGCGAAGGACTACTCCCGGATGGACCAGCTCCGCGACCGCCTGAAACCGTGGAAGATCGGGTTCAAGCGAACGTGGGGGCAGTTCACGGAGTCCCCCGTTGGCCTCATCGGACTCGTCATCCTCACCGTCATCATCCTGATGTCGGTGTTCGCGCCGTATATCGCGCCGCACAGCCTCGAATGGCGGGCGTACGGCGACGGAGCGACGTTCGAACAGATGGCGTCGCTTCCCCACCCGCCCGCGTTCGGCGATCCGTTCTTCGCGCCGCTCGGCACGGACAGCCTCGGACACGGCATCTTCACGCAGCTCGTGTACGGGAGTCGGACCGCGCTCTTCATCGGGCTCGCGGCCGGCCTGCTATCCTCGCTCGTCGGCGTGCCGCTCGGTATCATCAGCGGCTACTACGCGAACACGTGGATTGACGAGGGCATCCAGCGCGTCGTGGACATCCTGTACGCGCTCCCGTTCCTGCCGCTCGTCATCGTCCTCGTGTTCGTTCGCGGGATGTCGACGACGAACATCATCCTCGCCATCGTCGTGAAGTCCTGGCTGAACAACGCCATCGTCATCCGCGGCCAGGTGTTGTCGCTCTCCGAGCGGCCGTTCGTGGAGGCGGCGCGCGCGAGCGGGGCGAGCGACTTCCGCATCATGTTCCGGCACATCATCCCGAACGTGCTGCCGCTGTCGTTCGTCTACCTCGCACAGGACGCTGCGTTCGCGATTCTGACGCAGGCGAGCCTCGCGTTCCTCGGGTTCAGCGACTTCACGAACATCTCGTGGGGCGTGATGCTGCAGTGGATTCAGGTCGAGGGCTACGTCTACACGGCGTGGTGGTGGTTGATTCCGCCCGGCCTGATGATCGCGTTGCTCGCCGCGTCGTTCTACTTCGTCGGGTACAGTCTCGAAGACGTCATGAATCCGGGTAGTCAGTCATGA
- a CDS encoding ABC transporter permease, with translation MARITGRYILRRLGISAVTLYAIATLLFVLLHAMPGSPVDQLVGPSMTAEQIQNLEQRFGLNAPLWEQYVQFITNYLVFDFGYSVTSLEPVSERILDRLFPTLILFVPAFVLQYSLGTILGTYFGWKRGSKTDLGGFMAGLTLYSIPFFWLGWILLWVFSYQLNLLPSGHMLPPFASQFGWVDAVVNLVLHLTLPVLALALIGWAGPMLVMRTTMQDVVNADYIDFARAQGYPESTVMTRFGARNALIPVVTQAIIGIAFMIDGSVIVETVFSWPGLGKLLVDSVLAKDLPTALAAFYVLGVLIVVLRFLTDIVYTMIDPRIEFGGSD, from the coding sequence ATGGCACGGATAACTGGACGGTACATCCTCCGGCGTCTCGGGATTAGTGCCGTCACTCTCTACGCGATCGCGACGCTCCTGTTCGTCCTCCTCCACGCGATGCCGGGCAGTCCCGTGGATCAGTTGGTCGGGCCGAGTATGACGGCGGAACAGATTCAGAACCTCGAACAACGCTTCGGCCTGAACGCGCCGCTCTGGGAGCAGTACGTGCAGTTCATCACGAACTACCTCGTGTTCGACTTCGGGTACTCGGTCACCAGCCTCGAACCCGTGAGCGAACGCATCCTGGATCGGTTGTTCCCGACGCTCATCCTGTTCGTCCCCGCGTTCGTCCTCCAGTACAGCCTGGGGACGATTCTCGGGACGTACTTCGGGTGGAAGCGCGGGAGCAAGACCGACCTCGGCGGGTTCATGGCGGGCTTGACGCTGTACAGCATCCCGTTCTTCTGGCTCGGCTGGATACTGCTCTGGGTGTTCTCGTACCAGCTCAACCTCTTGCCGTCCGGACACATGCTCCCGCCGTTCGCGTCACAGTTCGGCTGGGTGGACGCGGTCGTCAACCTCGTCCTCCACCTCACGCTCCCGGTGCTCGCGCTCGCGCTCATCGGCTGGGCGGGGCCGATGCTCGTGATGCGGACGACGATGCAGGACGTGGTGAACGCGGACTACATCGACTTCGCGCGCGCACAGGGCTACCCCGAGTCGACCGTGATGACGCGGTTCGGCGCACGGAACGCCCTCATTCCCGTCGTCACGCAGGCGATAATCGGTATCGCGTTTATGATAGACGGGAGCGTCATCGTCGAGACGGTGTTCTCGTGGCCCGGTCTCGGGAAACTCCTCGTGGACTCCGTGCTCGCGAAGGACCTGCCGACGGCGCTCGCCGCGTTCTACGTTCTCGGCGTGCTCATCGTCGTCCTGCGGTTCCTCACTGATATCGTCTATACAATGATCGACCCACGCATCGAATTCGGAGGCAGCGACTGA
- a CDS encoding ABC transporter substrate-binding protein produces the protein MSNDSQGTRRNVLKYLGVGGVAGLAGCSSGGGDSSDDDTTTGGTTTSGEIQQGGKPVIGLTNEPRGFNPLVISDSAAFAIMDQLFVYPTARDPENPNETAGYAFSDWEFDPETLEGSASIREGMTWTDGETFDADDVAFTFNYLMEESGHRYEGNVGNIDSFEKTGQYEIEFTLGSETPAVFTPDTGTFAVPILPEHVWSDVDDYTTYSPEQPIGAGGFQWRDKSEGNWYELEARPDAIPDDLHEGPYVDSIRFLVFGSMTALINGMKNGEVDLTYSSVTPNRAFQLQDRDDTTVWNSPTRGYEYIAYNMRRVPFDDKKFRQSLGFAYPFDYLVNTLRRGLSTAGDYPAANTYEPWRPDSFQSGPYRTESGELDVEQMRSFLENADGEHDYTWGSVESSQVTGDAEIRIDGELLTDAHTNNDGEGGQGPLQMMMTPPSASPIVARACGRFVENLNEVGIPTEKQPIAENSQSPRVWGQENFDMWASGWVYMPKPHFYLNYWLHSRRADMESNEEALHLNPMGYGGADDLIETVHSTYDQDAQRQASKEALSAIYEDMPALITEYPNRLHATTNAFDGWVQMPGGISQNPWSYFNVHQSQ, from the coding sequence ATGAGTAACGATAGTCAAGGGACTCGCCGTAACGTTCTGAAGTACCTCGGCGTCGGCGGGGTCGCCGGCCTCGCGGGCTGTTCGAGCGGCGGTGGGGACTCCTCCGACGACGACACGACGACCGGCGGAACGACCACCTCCGGAGAAATCCAGCAGGGCGGAAAGCCGGTCATCGGCTTGACGAACGAACCGCGGGGCTTCAACCCGCTCGTCATCTCCGACTCCGCGGCGTTCGCCATCATGGATCAGTTGTTCGTCTACCCGACCGCGCGCGACCCCGAGAACCCGAACGAGACGGCCGGATACGCGTTCTCCGACTGGGAGTTCGACCCGGAGACGCTTGAAGGCAGCGCGAGCATCCGGGAGGGAATGACGTGGACGGACGGCGAAACGTTCGACGCCGACGACGTGGCGTTCACGTTCAACTACCTCATGGAGGAGAGCGGCCACCGCTACGAGGGAAACGTCGGAAACATCGACTCCTTCGAGAAGACCGGACAGTACGAGATCGAGTTCACGCTCGGGAGCGAGACGCCCGCCGTCTTCACGCCGGACACCGGAACGTTCGCCGTGCCGATTCTCCCCGAACACGTCTGGTCCGACGTGGACGACTACACGACGTACTCGCCCGAGCAACCCATCGGCGCCGGCGGGTTCCAGTGGCGGGATAAGAGCGAGGGGAACTGGTACGAACTCGAAGCGCGCCCCGACGCGATTCCGGACGACCTCCACGAGGGTCCGTACGTGGACAGCATTCGGTTCCTCGTGTTTGGGAGTATGACTGCGCTCATCAACGGCATGAAGAACGGCGAGGTCGACCTGACGTACTCCTCCGTCACGCCGAACCGCGCGTTCCAGTTACAGGACCGCGACGACACGACGGTCTGGAACTCGCCGACGCGCGGCTACGAGTACATCGCGTACAACATGCGTCGTGTTCCGTTCGACGACAAGAAGTTCCGGCAGAGCCTCGGGTTCGCATACCCGTTCGATTACCTCGTGAACACGCTCCGCCGCGGTCTCTCCACGGCCGGCGACTACCCCGCCGCGAACACGTACGAACCGTGGCGGCCGGACTCGTTCCAGAGCGGCCCGTACCGCACCGAGAGCGGGGAGCTCGATGTCGAACAGATGCGGTCGTTCCTCGAGAACGCCGACGGCGAACACGACTACACGTGGGGATCCGTCGAGTCCAGTCAGGTCACCGGCGACGCGGAGATCCGGATCGACGGGGAACTCCTGACCGACGCCCACACGAACAACGACGGCGAGGGCGGACAGGGCCCCCTCCAGATGATGATGACGCCGCCGTCCGCGAGCCCCATCGTCGCCCGCGCCTGCGGCCGGTTCGTCGAGAACCTCAACGAGGTCGGGATTCCCACCGAGAAACAGCCCATCGCGGAGAACAGCCAGTCGCCGCGCGTCTGGGGGCAGGAGAACTTCGACATGTGGGCGTCCGGCTGGGTGTACATGCCGAAACCGCACTTCTACCTGAATTACTGGCTGCACAGTCGCCGTGCCGACATGGAGTCGAACGAGGAAGCCCTGCACCTCAACCCGATGGGGTACGGCGGCGCGGACGACCTCATTGAGACGGTTCATAGCACGTACGACCAAGACGCGCAGCGGCAGGCGTCGAAGGAGGCGCTGTCCGCCATCTACGAGGACATGCCCGCGCTCATCACGGAGTATCCGAACCGGCTGCACGCCACCACGAACGCGTTCGACGGCTGGGTGCAGATGCCGGGCGGCATCTCCCAGAACCCGTGGTCGTACTTCAATGTCCATCAGTCTCAATAA
- a CDS encoding S9 family peptidase, with product MTDTADPDVMNIADAVSVSWRPAPDGERLTYVERETGSDTVWEYRDDIDASERVVAFDDRISGRWGRIDWNADGTKLTYTRDGEVRVYDTETGEESAPAPSDAFDAEPRFAPDTDRLAFISGRGAYNDIWTVDADGANIERVTTGMNPHDDKRWSPTWGPEGERIAYVSADDWDGRDWADEAHVVNLTDGTDEKLTTGLSVTSVPSFGPDGDRVAFFAKRVAEPWYRHSEDIHVVDLDTGNREVYEVEASHQYNVQSPLWAPDGDQLYYPVRERGTQQLETVLLHDDSDAKGVTSRITVHDGVFGAGPVHRSADGERFGFVYAAQDAPNHPRTLDVSGGSETQLRDPDTPEGVVVPENVTYQSFDGMYVNAYVYKPADVTPDDPAPTLVQVHGGAHFQFGNGWHPMEQYLAARGFVVVGIDFRGSGGYGRPFQELSMGDWEGGEVADAREAARFARDLPYTTDEVGIYGGSWGGFMTLQSITQYPDVWDAAVEWYGVVNQFTDYEEVDRVGRLLTERDLGGTPDEQEERYHAASSHWRLDDVTTPLSVLHGADDLRVPVNQAEELIDFFEGSDVPFESTIYEDEGHGFRDAENRRDAVRRTADWFDEHLR from the coding sequence CATCGACGCCTCCGAACGTGTCGTCGCGTTCGACGACCGAATCTCGGGACGCTGGGGCCGCATTGACTGGAACGCTGACGGCACGAAACTCACGTACACCCGCGACGGCGAGGTTCGCGTCTACGACACCGAGACCGGCGAGGAGTCCGCGCCCGCGCCGAGCGACGCGTTCGACGCCGAACCGCGGTTCGCGCCCGACACCGACCGCCTCGCGTTCATCTCCGGACGCGGCGCGTACAACGACATCTGGACGGTGGACGCCGACGGCGCGAACATCGAACGCGTCACCACGGGCATGAACCCCCACGACGACAAGCGCTGGTCGCCGACCTGGGGGCCGGAGGGCGAACGCATCGCGTACGTCTCCGCGGACGACTGGGACGGTCGCGACTGGGCGGACGAAGCGCACGTGGTGAACCTCACGGACGGCACCGACGAGAAACTCACCACGGGCCTCTCCGTCACGAGCGTCCCGTCGTTCGGCCCGGACGGCGACCGCGTCGCGTTCTTCGCGAAGCGCGTCGCGGAACCCTGGTACCGGCACTCCGAGGACATCCATGTCGTCGACCTCGACACCGGCAACCGCGAGGTGTACGAGGTAGAGGCGAGCCATCAGTACAACGTCCAGAGTCCGCTCTGGGCGCCGGACGGCGACCAGCTCTACTATCCAGTCCGCGAGCGCGGCACCCAGCAGTTGGAGACCGTGCTCCTGCACGACGACAGCGACGCGAAGGGTGTCACGTCCCGGATCACCGTCCACGACGGTGTGTTCGGTGCGGGCCCCGTCCACCGATCCGCGGACGGCGAACGATTCGGGTTCGTGTACGCCGCGCAGGACGCGCCGAACCACCCGCGGACGCTCGACGTGTCCGGCGGGAGCGAGACCCAGCTCCGAGACCCCGACACGCCCGAGGGCGTCGTCGTCCCCGAGAACGTCACGTACCAGTCCTTCGACGGGATGTACGTCAACGCGTACGTCTACAAACCGGCGGACGTGACGCCGGACGACCCCGCGCCGACGCTCGTGCAGGTGCACGGCGGCGCGCACTTCCAGTTCGGTAACGGCTGGCATCCGATGGAGCAGTACCTCGCGGCGCGCGGGTTCGTCGTCGTCGGCATCGACTTCCGCGGGAGCGGCGGGTACGGCCGGCCGTTCCAGGAACTCTCCATGGGGGACTGGGAGGGCGGTGAGGTCGCGGACGCCCGCGAGGCCGCGCGGTTCGCGCGCGACCTCCCGTACACGACCGACGAGGTAGGTATCTACGGCGGGTCGTGGGGCGGGTTCATGACGCTCCAGTCCATCACGCAGTACCCCGACGTGTGGGACGCGGCGGTGGAGTGGTATGGCGTCGTGAACCAGTTCACGGACTACGAGGAGGTCGACCGGGTCGGCCGCCTGCTCACCGAACGCGACCTCGGTGGAACGCCGGACGAGCAAGAGGAGCGCTACCACGCGGCGTCGAGCCACTGGCGGCTGGACGACGTGACGACCCCGCTCTCCGTACTGCACGGTGCGGACGACCTCAGAGTGCCCGTGAATCAGGCGGAGGAACTCATCGACTTCTTCGAGGGCTCGGACGTACCGTTCGAATCGACCATCTACGAGGACGAGGGCCACGGCTTCCGAGACGCGGAGAACCGGCGGGACGCGGTTCGACGGACGGCGGACTGGTTCGACGAACACCTCCGCTAA
- a CDS encoding ABC transporter ATP-binding protein produces the protein MSTTVDAREPESEHLLEVEDLSVTYRMDDGPDVQAVRDVSFTVERGETFGVVGESGCGKTTAVRSLVGLLDDNGEITSGSVRLNGRDLTSLPEAELRGVRWSEVATIPQNVMNSLNPVTTVGKQIVDVVQLHTDRTAEEAMAHARDLFDRLGLDPGRLDDYPHEFSGGMLQRAVIAMAISCDPDVIIADEPTTALDVVVQDEILEELASIQDEFDLSIVVISHDIGVMAEICDDVAVMYAGELMERGTAEDVFTNPANPYTLGLKNSFPSVDDPDRDLVAIPGSAPDLTNPPSGCVFRERCPFATEDCASAHPEAHDAPGDAGHVSRCHYVDDIDRIREEAAKPETWGGTSAEATRTPTDEPLVEVDGLRKYFDNDQGLVDTLLGREPTPVRAVDDVEFTINRGEMFGIVGESGSGKSTLGRLLLKLLEPTDGTISFDGRDLGSLSRRNESEFRRDAQVIFQDPFESLNPRLTIQQTLLEPISLLGDESSYSARVDRARETLEEVGLSPAEEYLQRFPDQLSGGERQRVAIARALVIDPEFVLADEPVSMLDVSIRANVLDLMERLGAEHDLTYGVISHDISLVRNICDRTGVMYLGEFVELGDTADLVDDPKHPYTRALVNSVPVPDPTVERTGADISGETPSARDPPSGCRFHTRCPDVIPPENLDIAQERFREVMDLRQDVESDSVRSVISADGESDAAALRDAYFSGGFADAAAESAVESALAALSNDDREAAAATLAETFTSECEIASPEYREVDGVYVACHLYDSAV, from the coding sequence ATGAGCACGACAGTCGACGCACGCGAACCAGAATCGGAACACCTCCTCGAAGTCGAAGACCTCTCGGTGACGTACCGGATGGACGACGGCCCGGACGTGCAGGCCGTGCGCGACGTGAGTTTCACCGTCGAGCGCGGCGAGACGTTCGGCGTCGTCGGCGAGTCCGGCTGCGGGAAGACGACGGCCGTCCGGTCGCTCGTCGGCCTGCTGGACGACAACGGAGAGATCACGAGCGGGAGCGTTCGCCTGAACGGCCGCGACCTCACCAGCCTCCCGGAGGCGGAACTCCGGGGCGTGCGGTGGTCGGAGGTCGCAACCATCCCCCAGAACGTGATGAACTCCCTGAACCCGGTGACGACGGTCGGAAAACAGATCGTGGACGTCGTGCAGCTCCACACTGACCGCACGGCCGAGGAAGCGATGGCGCACGCGCGCGACCTCTTCGACCGGCTCGGACTCGATCCGGGGCGGCTCGACGACTACCCGCACGAGTTTTCGGGTGGAATGCTGCAGCGCGCGGTCATCGCGATGGCTATCTCCTGCGACCCCGACGTCATCATCGCGGACGAACCGACGACCGCGCTCGACGTTGTCGTCCAGGACGAAATCCTCGAAGAGCTCGCGTCCATCCAGGACGAGTTCGACCTGAGCATCGTCGTCATCAGTCACGACATCGGCGTGATGGCCGAAATCTGCGATGATGTGGCCGTGATGTACGCGGGCGAACTGATGGAACGCGGCACCGCGGAAGACGTGTTCACGAACCCGGCGAACCCGTACACGCTCGGGTTGAAGAACTCGTTCCCGAGCGTGGACGACCCGGACCGCGACCTCGTCGCTATCCCCGGATCCGCGCCCGACCTCACGAACCCGCCGTCGGGGTGTGTGTTCCGCGAGCGCTGTCCGTTCGCAACCGAAGACTGCGCGAGCGCGCACCCCGAGGCGCACGACGCGCCGGGTGACGCCGGCCACGTCTCGCGGTGTCACTACGTCGACGACATCGACCGCATCCGCGAAGAGGCGGCGAAACCCGAGACGTGGGGCGGAACGTCCGCGGAGGCGACGCGCACGCCGACGGACGAACCGCTGGTTGAAGTTGACGGCCTGCGGAAGTACTTCGACAACGACCAGGGGCTCGTGGACACGCTGCTCGGCCGCGAACCCACCCCCGTCCGGGCGGTGGACGACGTCGAGTTCACCATCAACCGCGGGGAGATGTTCGGCATCGTCGGGGAATCCGGGAGCGGGAAAAGCACGCTCGGCCGCCTCCTGTTGAAGCTCCTCGAACCGACCGACGGGACGATATCGTTCGACGGCCGCGACCTCGGGTCGCTGAGCCGGCGGAACGAGTCCGAATTCCGGCGGGACGCCCAGGTCATCTTCCAGGATCCGTTCGAGAGTCTGAACCCTCGGTTGACGATTCAGCAGACGCTCCTCGAACCCATCAGTCTGCTCGGGGACGAGTCGTCGTACTCGGCGCGCGTCGATCGCGCCCGGGAGACGCTGGAGGAAGTCGGGCTGTCGCCCGCTGAAGAGTACCTCCAGCGGTTCCCCGACCAGCTCTCGGGCGGTGAGCGGCAGCGCGTCGCCATCGCTCGCGCGCTCGTCATCGACCCCGAGTTCGTGCTCGCGGACGAGCCGGTGTCGATGCTCGACGTGAGCATTCGCGCGAACGTCCTCGACCTGATGGAACGCCTCGGCGCGGAGCACGACCTGACGTACGGCGTCATCAGTCACGACATCAGTCTCGTGCGGAACATCTGCGACCGCACCGGAGTGATGTACCTCGGGGAGTTCGTCGAACTCGGCGACACCGCGGATCTCGTCGACGACCCCAAGCATCCCTACACGCGCGCGCTCGTCAACTCCGTGCCCGTTCCGGATCCGACGGTCGAGCGCACGGGCGCTGACATCTCGGGCGAGACGCCGTCCGCCCGCGACCCGCCGTCGGGCTGTCGGTTCCACACGCGCTGTCCCGACGTGATTCCGCCCGAGAATCTTGATATCGCGCAGGAGCGGTTCCGCGAGGTCATGGATCTCCGGCAGGACGTCGAGTCCGACAGCGTTCGGAGCGTCATCTCCGCGGACGGCGAGAGCGACGCCGCGGCGCTTCGGGACGCGTACTTCTCGGGTGGGTTCGCGGACGCGGCGGCGGAGTCGGCGGTCGAGTCGGCGCTCGCGGCCCTGTCGAACGACGACCGGGAGGCAGCGGCGGCGACGCTCGCGGAGACGTTCACGAGCGAGTGCGAGATCGCGTCACCCGAGTATCGAGAAGTAGATGGTGTCTACGTCGCCTGTCACCTCTACGACAGCGCGGTGTAG